A section of the Xiphias gladius isolate SHS-SW01 ecotype Sanya breed wild chromosome 8, ASM1685928v1, whole genome shotgun sequence genome encodes:
- the mon2 gene encoding protein MON2 homolog isoform X2, with translation MSTSSPEAVKKLLENMQTDLRSLSMECKKKFPPVKEAAESGIVKIKTIAARNTDILAALKENSSEVVQPFLMGCGTKEPKITQLCLAAIQRLMSHEVVSEAAAGNIINMLWQLMENGLEELKLLQTVLVLLTTNTVVHDEVLSKAIVLCFRLHFTKDNITNNTAAATVRQVVTVVFERMVAEDERFKGIVEQPPPVQGNTNRRSVSTLRPSAKDAYMLFQDLCQLVNADAPYWLVGMTEMTRTFGLELLESVLNDFPGVFLQHQEFSFLLKERVCPLVIKLFSPNIKFRQGSTSAASPAPVEKPYFPICMRLLRVVSVLIKHFYSLLVTECEIFLSLLVKFLDGEKPQWLRAVAVESVHRLCVQPHLLRSFCQSYDMKQHSTKVFRDIVNALGSFIQSLFIVPNAGNTAAITAPAGGSGSGAQGTAQGGPGTGGVSGNLTTQAAFEYRGTWIPLMTVSVQGSAKATYLEMLDKVEPPSIPEGYAMSVAFSALLDLVRGITSMIERELAVEEEAAAEFRETRPDQEWQPQPGAHLVWEEMVSACWCGLLAALSLLLDASTDETATENILKAELTMASLCGRLGLVTPRDAFITAICKASLPPHYALTVLSSNAANLSSKAYSIQGQSVQIISPSSESHQQVVAVGQPLTAQPQGTVVLTAKNIQCMRTLLNLAHCHGAVLGTSWQLVLATLQHLVWILGLKPGLGGALKPGRAVEGPSTVLTTAVMTDLPVISNILSRLFESSQYLDDVSLHHLINALCSLSLEAMEMAYGNNKEPSLFAVAKLLETGLVNMDRIEILWRPLTGHLLEVCQHPNSRMREWGAEALTALIKAGLAYKHDPPLAQNQRLQLLLLNPLKELSNVLHADIRQKQLESVLQILQSQGDSLGPGWPLVLGVIGAIRNDQGESLIRTAFQCLQLVVTDFLPTMPCTCLQIVVDVAGSFGLQNQELNISLTSIGLLWNISDYFFQRGEAITQELEREEEALQKQAQEKGETLNRPFHPAPPFDCLWLCLYAKLGELCVDPRPAVRKSAGQTLFSTIAAHGTLLQQPTWHIVVWKVLFHLLHCVRTSSTTADKEKIESGGGNILIHHSRDTAEKQWAETWVLTLAGVARIFNTRRYLLQQLGDFFEAWEVLLNHIQSAALSKNNEVSLAALKSFQEILQIVTPVKDSDKAGDALAAMGVPAVLIDPLSASGPGRPLVRSDSLVERLTRYNGAELQAPPPGEESALEDSALWWSAWNTWYRTGTDSTRPPGGPTEKLSFIPSQPFLTALIQIFPALYQHIKANFSMEDLKKLGVILHGAVSVPISSDASPFILPSYTEAVLTSLQEAVLTALDVLQKAICVGPENLQVMYPAIFEQLLLFVEFSCKPPQYGRMETKHVANAKYNQIQLFAPAEWVALNYVPFAERSLEVLVDLYHKTACHKAVINEKVLQNIIKALRMPLGLKYACPSESTWKLAVSSLLKVLSIGLPVARQHASSGKFDTMWPELASAFEDFLFTKSTPPDNLSIQEFQKNEAIDVEVVQLISSEILPFANFIPKDFVGQIMAMLNKGSIHSQSPSFTEAEIDVRMREEFSKVCFETLLQFSFSNKVSTPQEGYISRMALSVLLKRSQDVLRRYVEDERLSGHCPLPRQQVTEIIFVLKAISTLMDSLKKTKPENVDGNTWAQVIALYPTLVECITCSSSEVSSALKEALGPFKDFMQPPVSRVQNGES, from the exons GCTGCAGAGTCTGGCATTGTGAAGATTAAGACCATTGCAGCCAGGAATACAGACATACTGGCAG CTCTGAAGGAGAACAGCTCAGAGGTTGTGCAGCCTTTTCTGATGGGCTGTGGCACCAAAGAGCCAAAGATCACCCAGCTGTGTCTGGCTGCCATCCAGAGACTCATGTCCCATGAGGTGGTATCTGAG GCAGCAGCGGGGAACATCATCAACATGTTGTGGCAGCTGATGGAAAACGGTTTGGAGGAGCTGAAGCTTTTACAGACGGTCCTTGTCCTGCTAACCACCAACACAGTCGTACATGATGAAGTACTTTCCAAG GCCATCGTGCTGTGTTTCCGTCTTCACTTCACTAAGGACAACATCACCAACAACACAGCGGCCGCCACCGTCCGACAGGTCGTCACTGTGGTGTTTGAGCGGATGGTGGCTGAGGATGAGCGTTTCAAAG GCATTGTGGAGCAGCCTCCTCCTGTCCAGGGAAACACCAACAGGCGGTCCGTTAGTACTCTGAGGCCCAGTGCAAAAGATGCATACATGCTGTTCCAG GACCTGTGCCAGCTGGTTAATGCTGATGCCCCCTACTGGCTGGTGGGGATGACCGAGATGACGAGGACATTTGGCCTGGAGCTGTTAGAGTCTGTTCTTAATGATTTTCCCGGGGTGTTCCTACAG CACCAGGAGTTCAGTTTCCTGCTGAAGGAACGGGTGTGTCCACTCGTCATCAAGCTCTTCTCCCCCAACATCAAGTTCCGGCAGGGCAGCACCAGTGCCGCCTCACCGGCACCTGTCGAGAAACCTTACTTTCCCATCTGCATGAGGCTGCTGCGTGTAGTGTCAGTCCTCATCAAGCACTTCTACAGCTTACTG GTGACTGAGTGTGAGATCTTCTTGTCTCTGCTGGTGAAGTTTCTGGATGGGGAGAAGCCACAGTGGCTGAGAGCAGTGGCTGTAGAATCAGTCCATAGGCTATGTGTCCAGCCACATTTATTACG TTCATTCTGTCAGTCATACGACATGAAGCAGCACTCCACTAAGGTATTCAGAGACATCGTCAACGCCCTGGGGTCCTTCATTCAGTCCCTCTTCATTGTCCCCAATGCCGGCAACACTGCTGCCATCACTGCACCTGCTG GTGGCTCAGGTTCAGGGGCCCAGGGCACAGCACAGGGTGGCCCAGGGACAGGAGGAGTCAGTGGTAACCTGACCACCCAGGCTGCATTTGAATACCGTGGTACCTGGATCCCCCTCATGACTGTTAGTGTCCAGGGCAGTGCCAAGGCAACGTA TCTAGAGATGCTGGACAAGGTGGAGCCCCCGTCCATCCCCGAGGGCTATGCCATGTCCGTGGCCTTTAGTGCTCTGCTGGACCTGGTCAGAGGCATTACTTCCATGATAGAGAGGGAACtggctgtggaggaggaggcagccGCTGAATTCAGGGAGACTCGCCCCGACCAGGAGTGGCAGCCACAGCCTG GAGCCCACCTGGTGTGGGAGGAGATGGTCAGTGCCTGTTGGTGTGGTCTGCTagctgctctgtctctgctgctggacGCAAG CACTGATGAGACGGCGACTGAGAACATCCTGAAGGCAGAGCTGACCATGGCCTCGCTGTGTGGTCGACTAGGCCTGGTTACGCCGCGGGACGCTTTCATCACAGCCATCTGCAAGGCCTCACTGCCGCCGCACTACGCTCTGACTGTTCTAAGCAGCAACGCCGCCAACCTCTCCAGCAAAG CCTATTCAATCCAGGGCCAGAGTGTGCAGATTATCAGCCCCTCTAGTGAATCTCATCAGCAGGTGGTGGCTGTGGGGCAGCCTCTCACCGCCCAACCCCAGGGCACCGTGGTG CTGACTGCAAAGAACATCCAGTGTATGCGAACCCTGTTGAACCTGGCCCACTGCCACGGGGCTGTGCTGGGCACTTCCTGGCAGCTGGTACTGGCTACCCTGCAG cATTTAGTGTGGATCCTGGGGCTAAAGCCGGGGCTGGGCGGAGCCCTGAAGCCTGGCCGAGCTGTGGAGGGACCCAGTACT GTGCTGACCACAGCAGTGATGACAGACCTGCCCGTCATCTCCAACATCCTGTCCAGACTTTTTGAGAGCTCCCA GTACCTGGATGATGTGTCCCTGCATCACCTGATCAACGCTCTCTGTTCCCTCTCCCTGGAGGCCATGGAAATGGCTTATGGAAACAACAAG GAGCCGTCTCTGTTTGCGGTGGCCAAGCTCCTGGAGACTGGCCTAGTCAACATGGATCGTATAGAGATCCTGTGGAGGCCCCTGACTGGCCACCTACTTGAG GTCTGTCAGCACCCAAACTCCAGGATGAGAGAGTGGGGGGCTGAGGCGTTGACTGCGCTCATCAAAGCTGGCCTGGCCTACAAACACGACCCTCCACTGGCCCAAAATCAG CGACTGCAGCTTCTGTTGCTCAACCCTCTGAAGGAATTGTCCAACGTGCTGCATGCAGACATCCGCCAGAAACAGTTGGAGAGTGTCCTGCAGATCCTACAGAGCCAGGGTGACAGCCTGGGGCCCGGCTGGCCCCTTGTCCTGGGTGTCATAGGAGCCATCCGCAATGATCAAGG CGAGTCATTGATCCGAACAGCCTTCCAGTGCCTGCAGTTGGTGGTGACAGACTTCCTGCCCACCATGCCTTGCACGTGCCTCCAGATCGTAGTGGATGTAGCCGGCAGCTTCGGTCTGCAGAACCAGGAGCTCAACATCAGCCTGACCTCCATCGGCCTGCTG TGGAACATTTCGGACTACTTCTTCCAAAGGGGCGAAGCCATCACACAGGAgttggagagggaggaggaagctCTGCAGAAGCAGGCccaggagaaaggagagaccCTGAACAGGCCATTTCATCCTGCCCCTCCCTTTGACTGCCTGTGGCTGTGCCTGTACGCCAAGCTGGGCGAGCTGTGTGTCGACCCACGGCCCGCTGTGCGTAAAAGCGCCGGGCAGACATTGTTCTCCACCATCGCTGCCCACGGGACCCTGCTGCAGCAGCCAACATGGCATATTGTGGTCTGGAAG GTGCTGTTCCACCTGCTACACTGCGTGAGGACGTCATCCACCACAGCGGACAAGGAGAAAATTGAGTCTGGCGGCGGGAACATCCTCATCCACCACTCTCGTGACACAGCGGAAAAACAGTGGGCAGAGACGTGGGTGCTGACGCTAGCTGGGGTGGCACGCATTTTCAACACACGGCGGTATCTCCTCCAGCAATTAG GTGATTTCTTCGAGGCCTGGGAGGTGCTGCTGAACCACATTCAGTCAGCTGCCCTTAGCAAAAACAACGAGGTTTCCCTGGCTGCCCTCAAGAGCTTTCAAGAGATCCTACAGATCGTTACGCCTGTTAAAGACTCAGACAAAGCAGGAGACGCACTTGCTGCTATGGGCGTCCCCGCAGTGCTCATTGACCCCCTCTCAGCATCTGGTCCTGGCAGACCCCTGGTGCGTTCAGATTCGCTAGTCGAGCGGCTTACACGCTACAACGGCGCTGAGCTGCAGGCGCCTCCCCCAGGGGAAGAGTCAGCCTTAGAGGACTCGGCATTGTGGTGGTCGGCGTGGAACACGTGGTATCGAACGGGAACGGACAGCACGAGGCCACCTGGTGGCCCGACAGAGAAGCTCTCCTTTATCCCCAGCCAGCCCTTCCTCACAGCGTTGATTCAGATTTTCCCAGCACTCTACCAGCACATCAAGGCCAACTTCAGTATGGAGGATTTGAAGAAGCTGGGGGTTATTCTCCATGGGGCTGTGTCTGTGCCTATCAGCAGTGATGCCTCACCTTTCATCCTCCCCTCTTACACTGAGGCAGTGCTCACCAGCCTGCAGGAGGCTGTGCTCACCGCTCTGGATGTTTTGCAGAAG GCCATCTGTGTGGGCCCAGAGAACCTGCAGGTCATGTACCCAGCCATCTTTGAACAGCTGCTACTCTTCGTGGAGTTCTCCTGCAAGCCTCCTCAGTACGGCAGGATGGAAACCAAACACGTGGCCAATGCCAAATACAACCAG ATCCAGCTGTTTGCACCG GCGGAATGGGTTGCCTTAAACTATGTGCCCTTTGCTGAGCGCTCCTTGGAGGTGTTGGTGGACTTGTACCATAAAACAGCATGCCACAAAGCTGTCATCAATGAGAAGGTTCTGCAGAACATCATCAAG GCTTTAAGAATGCCCTTGGGTTTGAAGTATGCCTGTCCATCAGAGAGCACCTGGAAGCTCGCCGTTTCATCTCTGCTCAAGGTGTTGTCTATTGGACTGCCGGTGGCACGCCAGCATGCCTCATCTGGGAAGTTCGACACCATGTGGCCAGAGCTGGCCAGTGCCTTTGAAGACTTTCTTTTTACCAAAAG CACACCTCCAGATAACCTGTCCATCCAGGAATTTCAGAAGAATGAAGCCATTGATGTAGAG GTGGTCCAGCTGATCAGCTCGGAGATTTTACCTTTTGCCAATTTCATCCCCAAAGACTTTGTTGGCCAGATCATGGCTATGCTCAATAAAGGTTCCATTCACTCACAGTCTCCCTCATTCACAG AGGCAGAGATTGATGTGCGGATGAGGGAGGAGTTTTCCAAAGTGTGCTTTGAGACGCTGCTGCAGTTTTCCTTCAGCAACAAGGTGTCCACCCCGCAGGAGGGATACATCTCTCGTATGGCGCTTTCAGTGCTCCTCAAGAGGTCCCAGGATGTTCTCCGGCGCTACGTAGAGGATGAGAGGTTGAGCGGACACTGCCCCCTGCCCAG gcAACAAGTGACAGAGATTATCTTTGTCTTGAAAGCTATCAGCACTTTGATGGACTCACTTAAAAAGACAAAGCCAGAAAATG TGGATGGCAACACATGGGCTCAGGTGATTGCCCTGTACCCCACGCTGGTAGAGTGCATTACATGCTCCTCGTCTGAAGTGAGCTCAGCCCTGAAAGAGGCCCTTGGGCCCTTTAAAGACTTTATGCAGCCACCCGTCTCCAGAGTCCAGAACGGAGAGTCCTGA
- the mon2 gene encoding protein MON2 homolog isoform X4, with protein MSTSSPEAVKKLLENMQTDLRSLSMECKKKFPPVKEAAESGIVKIKTIAARNTDILAALKENSSEVVQPFLMGCGTKEPKITQLCLAAIQRLMSHEVVSEAAAGNIINMLWQLMENGLEELKLLQTVLVLLTTNTVVHDEVLSKAIVLCFRLHFTKDNITNNTAAATVRQVVTVVFERMVAEDERFKGIVEQPPPVQGNTNRRSVSTLRPSAKDAYMLFQDLCQLVNADAPYWLVGMTEMTRTFGLELLESVLNDFPGVFLQHQEFSFLLKERVCPLVIKLFSPNIKFRQGSTSAASPAPVEKPYFPICMRLLRVVSVLIKHFYSLLVTECEIFLSLLVKFLDGEKPQWLRAVAVESVHRLCVQPHLLRSFCQSYDMKQHSTKVFRDIVNALGSFIQSLFIVPNAGNTAAITAPAGGSGSGAQGTAQGGPGTGGVSGNLTTQAAFEYRGTWIPLMTVSVQGSAKATYLEMLDKVEPPSIPEGYAMSVAFSALLDLVRGITSMIERELAVEEEAAAEFRETRPDQEWQPQPGAHLVWEEMVSACWCGLLAALSLLLDASTDETATENILKAELTMASLCGRLGLVTPRDAFITAICKASLPPHYALTVLSSNAANLSSKAYSIQGQSVQIISPSSESHQQVVAVGQPLTAQPQGTVVLTAKNIQCMRTLLNLAHCHGAVLGTSWQLVLATLQHLVWILGLKPGLGGALKPGRAVEGPSTVLTTAVMTDLPVISNILSRLFESSQYLDDVSLHHLINALCSLSLEAMEMAYGNNKEPSLFAVAKLLETGLVNMDRIEILWRPLTGHLLEVCQHPNSRMREWGAEALTALIKAGLAYKHDPPLAQNQRLQLLLLNPLKELSNVLHADIRQKQLESVLQILQSQGDSLGPGWPLVLGVIGAIRNDQGESLIRTAFQCLQLVVTDFLPTMPCTCLQIVVDVAGSFGLQNQELNISLTSIGLLWNISDYFFQRGEAITQELEREEEALQKQAQEKGETLNRPFHPAPPFDCLWLCLYAKLGELCVDPRPAVRKSAGQTLFSTIAAHGTLLQQPTWHIVVWKVLFHLLHCVRTSSTTADKEKIESGGGNILIHHSRDTAEKQWAETWVLTLAGVARIFNTRRYLLQQLGDFFEAWEVLLNHIQSAALSKNNEVSLAALKSFQEILQIVTPVKDSDKAGDALAAMGVPAVLIDPLSASGPGRPLVRSDSLVERLTRYNGAELQAPPPGEESALEDSALWWSAWNTWYRTGTDSTRPPGGPTEKLSFIPSQPFLTALIQIFPALYQHIKANFSMEDLKKLGVILHGAVSVPISSDASPFILPSYTEAVLTSLQEAVLTALDVLQKAICVGPENLQVMYPAIFEQLLLFVEFSCKPPQYGRMETKHVANAKYNQAEWVALNYVPFAERSLEVLVDLYHKTACHKAVINEKVLQNIIKALRMPLGLKYACPSESTWKLAVSSLLKVLSIGLPVARQHASSGKFDTMWPELASAFEDFLFTKSTPPDNLSIQEFQKNEAIDVEVVQLISSEILPFANFIPKDFVGQIMAMLNKGSIHSQSPSFTEAEIDVRMREEFSKVCFETLLQFSFSNKVSTPQEGYISRMALSVLLKRSQDVLRRYVEDERLSGHCPLPRQQVTEIIFVLKAISTLMDSLKKTKPENVDGNTWAQVIALYPTLVECITCSSSEVSSALKEALGPFKDFMQPPVSRVQNGES; from the exons GCTGCAGAGTCTGGCATTGTGAAGATTAAGACCATTGCAGCCAGGAATACAGACATACTGGCAG CTCTGAAGGAGAACAGCTCAGAGGTTGTGCAGCCTTTTCTGATGGGCTGTGGCACCAAAGAGCCAAAGATCACCCAGCTGTGTCTGGCTGCCATCCAGAGACTCATGTCCCATGAGGTGGTATCTGAG GCAGCAGCGGGGAACATCATCAACATGTTGTGGCAGCTGATGGAAAACGGTTTGGAGGAGCTGAAGCTTTTACAGACGGTCCTTGTCCTGCTAACCACCAACACAGTCGTACATGATGAAGTACTTTCCAAG GCCATCGTGCTGTGTTTCCGTCTTCACTTCACTAAGGACAACATCACCAACAACACAGCGGCCGCCACCGTCCGACAGGTCGTCACTGTGGTGTTTGAGCGGATGGTGGCTGAGGATGAGCGTTTCAAAG GCATTGTGGAGCAGCCTCCTCCTGTCCAGGGAAACACCAACAGGCGGTCCGTTAGTACTCTGAGGCCCAGTGCAAAAGATGCATACATGCTGTTCCAG GACCTGTGCCAGCTGGTTAATGCTGATGCCCCCTACTGGCTGGTGGGGATGACCGAGATGACGAGGACATTTGGCCTGGAGCTGTTAGAGTCTGTTCTTAATGATTTTCCCGGGGTGTTCCTACAG CACCAGGAGTTCAGTTTCCTGCTGAAGGAACGGGTGTGTCCACTCGTCATCAAGCTCTTCTCCCCCAACATCAAGTTCCGGCAGGGCAGCACCAGTGCCGCCTCACCGGCACCTGTCGAGAAACCTTACTTTCCCATCTGCATGAGGCTGCTGCGTGTAGTGTCAGTCCTCATCAAGCACTTCTACAGCTTACTG GTGACTGAGTGTGAGATCTTCTTGTCTCTGCTGGTGAAGTTTCTGGATGGGGAGAAGCCACAGTGGCTGAGAGCAGTGGCTGTAGAATCAGTCCATAGGCTATGTGTCCAGCCACATTTATTACG TTCATTCTGTCAGTCATACGACATGAAGCAGCACTCCACTAAGGTATTCAGAGACATCGTCAACGCCCTGGGGTCCTTCATTCAGTCCCTCTTCATTGTCCCCAATGCCGGCAACACTGCTGCCATCACTGCACCTGCTG GTGGCTCAGGTTCAGGGGCCCAGGGCACAGCACAGGGTGGCCCAGGGACAGGAGGAGTCAGTGGTAACCTGACCACCCAGGCTGCATTTGAATACCGTGGTACCTGGATCCCCCTCATGACTGTTAGTGTCCAGGGCAGTGCCAAGGCAACGTA TCTAGAGATGCTGGACAAGGTGGAGCCCCCGTCCATCCCCGAGGGCTATGCCATGTCCGTGGCCTTTAGTGCTCTGCTGGACCTGGTCAGAGGCATTACTTCCATGATAGAGAGGGAACtggctgtggaggaggaggcagccGCTGAATTCAGGGAGACTCGCCCCGACCAGGAGTGGCAGCCACAGCCTG GAGCCCACCTGGTGTGGGAGGAGATGGTCAGTGCCTGTTGGTGTGGTCTGCTagctgctctgtctctgctgctggacGCAAG CACTGATGAGACGGCGACTGAGAACATCCTGAAGGCAGAGCTGACCATGGCCTCGCTGTGTGGTCGACTAGGCCTGGTTACGCCGCGGGACGCTTTCATCACAGCCATCTGCAAGGCCTCACTGCCGCCGCACTACGCTCTGACTGTTCTAAGCAGCAACGCCGCCAACCTCTCCAGCAAAG CCTATTCAATCCAGGGCCAGAGTGTGCAGATTATCAGCCCCTCTAGTGAATCTCATCAGCAGGTGGTGGCTGTGGGGCAGCCTCTCACCGCCCAACCCCAGGGCACCGTGGTG CTGACTGCAAAGAACATCCAGTGTATGCGAACCCTGTTGAACCTGGCCCACTGCCACGGGGCTGTGCTGGGCACTTCCTGGCAGCTGGTACTGGCTACCCTGCAG cATTTAGTGTGGATCCTGGGGCTAAAGCCGGGGCTGGGCGGAGCCCTGAAGCCTGGCCGAGCTGTGGAGGGACCCAGTACT GTGCTGACCACAGCAGTGATGACAGACCTGCCCGTCATCTCCAACATCCTGTCCAGACTTTTTGAGAGCTCCCA GTACCTGGATGATGTGTCCCTGCATCACCTGATCAACGCTCTCTGTTCCCTCTCCCTGGAGGCCATGGAAATGGCTTATGGAAACAACAAG GAGCCGTCTCTGTTTGCGGTGGCCAAGCTCCTGGAGACTGGCCTAGTCAACATGGATCGTATAGAGATCCTGTGGAGGCCCCTGACTGGCCACCTACTTGAG GTCTGTCAGCACCCAAACTCCAGGATGAGAGAGTGGGGGGCTGAGGCGTTGACTGCGCTCATCAAAGCTGGCCTGGCCTACAAACACGACCCTCCACTGGCCCAAAATCAG CGACTGCAGCTTCTGTTGCTCAACCCTCTGAAGGAATTGTCCAACGTGCTGCATGCAGACATCCGCCAGAAACAGTTGGAGAGTGTCCTGCAGATCCTACAGAGCCAGGGTGACAGCCTGGGGCCCGGCTGGCCCCTTGTCCTGGGTGTCATAGGAGCCATCCGCAATGATCAAGG CGAGTCATTGATCCGAACAGCCTTCCAGTGCCTGCAGTTGGTGGTGACAGACTTCCTGCCCACCATGCCTTGCACGTGCCTCCAGATCGTAGTGGATGTAGCCGGCAGCTTCGGTCTGCAGAACCAGGAGCTCAACATCAGCCTGACCTCCATCGGCCTGCTG TGGAACATTTCGGACTACTTCTTCCAAAGGGGCGAAGCCATCACACAGGAgttggagagggaggaggaagctCTGCAGAAGCAGGCccaggagaaaggagagaccCTGAACAGGCCATTTCATCCTGCCCCTCCCTTTGACTGCCTGTGGCTGTGCCTGTACGCCAAGCTGGGCGAGCTGTGTGTCGACCCACGGCCCGCTGTGCGTAAAAGCGCCGGGCAGACATTGTTCTCCACCATCGCTGCCCACGGGACCCTGCTGCAGCAGCCAACATGGCATATTGTGGTCTGGAAG GTGCTGTTCCACCTGCTACACTGCGTGAGGACGTCATCCACCACAGCGGACAAGGAGAAAATTGAGTCTGGCGGCGGGAACATCCTCATCCACCACTCTCGTGACACAGCGGAAAAACAGTGGGCAGAGACGTGGGTGCTGACGCTAGCTGGGGTGGCACGCATTTTCAACACACGGCGGTATCTCCTCCAGCAATTAG GTGATTTCTTCGAGGCCTGGGAGGTGCTGCTGAACCACATTCAGTCAGCTGCCCTTAGCAAAAACAACGAGGTTTCCCTGGCTGCCCTCAAGAGCTTTCAAGAGATCCTACAGATCGTTACGCCTGTTAAAGACTCAGACAAAGCAGGAGACGCACTTGCTGCTATGGGCGTCCCCGCAGTGCTCATTGACCCCCTCTCAGCATCTGGTCCTGGCAGACCCCTGGTGCGTTCAGATTCGCTAGTCGAGCGGCTTACACGCTACAACGGCGCTGAGCTGCAGGCGCCTCCCCCAGGGGAAGAGTCAGCCTTAGAGGACTCGGCATTGTGGTGGTCGGCGTGGAACACGTGGTATCGAACGGGAACGGACAGCACGAGGCCACCTGGTGGCCCGACAGAGAAGCTCTCCTTTATCCCCAGCCAGCCCTTCCTCACAGCGTTGATTCAGATTTTCCCAGCACTCTACCAGCACATCAAGGCCAACTTCAGTATGGAGGATTTGAAGAAGCTGGGGGTTATTCTCCATGGGGCTGTGTCTGTGCCTATCAGCAGTGATGCCTCACCTTTCATCCTCCCCTCTTACACTGAGGCAGTGCTCACCAGCCTGCAGGAGGCTGTGCTCACCGCTCTGGATGTTTTGCAGAAG GCCATCTGTGTGGGCCCAGAGAACCTGCAGGTCATGTACCCAGCCATCTTTGAACAGCTGCTACTCTTCGTGGAGTTCTCCTGCAAGCCTCCTCAGTACGGCAGGATGGAAACCAAACACGTGGCCAATGCCAAATACAACCAG GCGGAATGGGTTGCCTTAAACTATGTGCCCTTTGCTGAGCGCTCCTTGGAGGTGTTGGTGGACTTGTACCATAAAACAGCATGCCACAAAGCTGTCATCAATGAGAAGGTTCTGCAGAACATCATCAAG GCTTTAAGAATGCCCTTGGGTTTGAAGTATGCCTGTCCATCAGAGAGCACCTGGAAGCTCGCCGTTTCATCTCTGCTCAAGGTGTTGTCTATTGGACTGCCGGTGGCACGCCAGCATGCCTCATCTGGGAAGTTCGACACCATGTGGCCAGAGCTGGCCAGTGCCTTTGAAGACTTTCTTTTTACCAAAAG CACACCTCCAGATAACCTGTCCATCCAGGAATTTCAGAAGAATGAAGCCATTGATGTAGAG GTGGTCCAGCTGATCAGCTCGGAGATTTTACCTTTTGCCAATTTCATCCCCAAAGACTTTGTTGGCCAGATCATGGCTATGCTCAATAAAGGTTCCATTCACTCACAGTCTCCCTCATTCACAG AGGCAGAGATTGATGTGCGGATGAGGGAGGAGTTTTCCAAAGTGTGCTTTGAGACGCTGCTGCAGTTTTCCTTCAGCAACAAGGTGTCCACCCCGCAGGAGGGATACATCTCTCGTATGGCGCTTTCAGTGCTCCTCAAGAGGTCCCAGGATGTTCTCCGGCGCTACGTAGAGGATGAGAGGTTGAGCGGACACTGCCCCCTGCCCAG gcAACAAGTGACAGAGATTATCTTTGTCTTGAAAGCTATCAGCACTTTGATGGACTCACTTAAAAAGACAAAGCCAGAAAATG TGGATGGCAACACATGGGCTCAGGTGATTGCCCTGTACCCCACGCTGGTAGAGTGCATTACATGCTCCTCGTCTGAAGTGAGCTCAGCCCTGAAAGAGGCCCTTGGGCCCTTTAAAGACTTTATGCAGCCACCCGTCTCCAGAGTCCAGAACGGAGAGTCCTGA